A single window of Crassostrea angulata isolate pt1a10 chromosome 8, ASM2561291v2, whole genome shotgun sequence DNA harbors:
- the LOC128159762 gene encoding uncharacterized protein LOC128159762, with amino-acid sequence MDPLRNWAQDVLRCHLCETPVPPLYCAICHIHLCTTCGGEHLLDESQEHRVVPFKKRGSTPKCSTHSSKLCELHCETCDILICSLCVSSGEHEGHKLVDSNLKCLETKNVLQQELEELENFINPVYQKIASDITVQKADLKKNSEELMTAINEHGKDLHKEIDNIIQKLKSDLDEIDSKNLALLKKQEDKITSIISEITKVIAKLKMLMNSDDVRLISAFKFRNAEFRRLPPKLTVSLPSFIPQNINKKQLGSLSVITRSDPYSPTNIAERFTELYDDKWTGAFVDLSEKYSMTEEVAIKKLVQITEDSYKYCKDFSSKRYTDIVADLTLWKRVEPNSMLKPSIQEMGALVYESFYRELVSDHEWKKSVEPFIKECVRICWLMVDRDHPIYMKSSEKRGSEFDTNLYKRFTRFGQKMDYIVRPALFLHENGPLLCKGIAQPMAGK; translated from the coding sequence ATGGATCCTTTGCGTAAttgggcccaggatgtgttacggtgtcatctctgtgagaccccggtCCCCCCTCTCTACTGTGCcatttgtcacatacatctgtgtACAACATGCGGGGGTGAACATCTTTTAGATGAATCCCAAGAACACAGAGTGGTGCCATTTAAAAAGAGGGGGTCTACTCCAAAATGTTCAACACATTCTTCAAAGTTATGTGAACTACACTGTGAAACATGTGACATTCTTATTTGTTCACTTTGTGTTTCCTCTGGTGAACACGAAGGACACAAACTAGTTGATTCTAATTTGAAATGCCTCGAAACCAAAAATGTACTGCAACAAGAGCTAGAAGAAttagaaaatttcattaatcCTGTATACCAAAAGATTGCATCCGACATTACAGTTCAGAAAGCTGATCTTAAGAAAAACTCAGAAGAATTGATGACTGCTATTAACGAACATGGTAAAGACTTGCATAAAGAAATAGACAACATTATACAGAAACTGAAATCGGATCTTGATGAAATTGATTCCAAAAACTTGGCTCTCCTAAAAAAACAGGAAGATAAAATCACAAGtatcatttctgaaatcacCAAGGTCATTGCAAAACTGAAAATGTTAATGAATtctgatgatgtcagactcatcTCAGCCTTCAAATTCAGGaatgctgaattcagaagattgcctcctaaactcacagtgTCCTTACCAAGCTTTATCCCTCagaatatcaacaaaaaacagCTTGGTTCTCTGTCAGTAATAACAAGATCTGACCCATACAGTCCTACAAATATCGCAGAACGGTTCACAGAGCTGTACGATGATAAGTGGACAGGTGCCTTTGTAGATTTGTCTGAAAAATACAGCATGACAGAGGAAGTTGCAATAAAGAAATTGGTACAAATTACAGAGGATTCATATAAGTATTGCAAGGACTTTTCCAGCAAGAGGTACACAGACATAGTAGCAGATTTAACGCTATGGAAACGTGTAGAGCCAAACTCCATGCTGAAACCATCTATTCAGGAAATGGGTGCCCTCGTCTATGAGAGTTTTTATAGAGAACTGGTTTCAGATCATGAATGGAAGAAGAGTGTTGAACCGTTCATAAAAGAGTGCGTTCGAATCTGTTGGTTGATGGTGGATAGGGATCATCCCATTTACATGAAATCCTCGGAAAAAAGGGGTAGTGAATTCGATACCAATTTATATAAGCGTTTTACCAGATTTGGACAGAAGATGGATTATATTGTTCGGCCAGCTCTTTTCCTTCATGAAAACGGGCCTCTTCTTTGTAAAGGCATTGCGCAGCCAATGGcaggaaaataa